The Spea bombifrons isolate aSpeBom1 chromosome 4, aSpeBom1.2.pri, whole genome shotgun sequence genome segment cctctgcccccctgacatgccttatgccaccctatatgccatagtgccctgatatgccttacaccccaaacatgccactctgcctccccaatgtcttataaccccctatatgccactgtgcccctgatatgccttatacccccagatatagcCCCTCTCACCCCCAGatctgccttataccccctatatgccagtgccCTCTGATATCCCTTATACCCTAAATACACCACCAAATATgtcttataaccccctatatgccactgtgcccctgatatgcattatacccagatatgccactctgccccccccctagacttaccaccCCTGTGTCTAGTAGGGACAGCCAgcgaatgtctgcgcgatgtgcgtagacaaacctctgctgctgcggCACTTCCGCTTGAGCTTCTACACCGAGGACCGGAAAGGCCATGTCACGCTGGCGCTCCGTCATGGAAACCCCTGCGGAAgggctggcagcagcggaggatgtctgcatgCATCGCGCAGACGCCCGCCGGCTGTCAAAAAGAAAGACCCAggccccctgcagcgctgcagttTTATTATCCGaattctatttgaggtctgattataagacgaggggtattctttcagagcatttgcttatatttcataaaatcaatacaactaatcgataatgaaactCGTTGGCAACAATTGCAGCCCTATTTAAGATTTTAGGGGTTTATCGCCACTGCTTAAGTAATTTCTCCCGTTTTTAGGGTTTGTGTGAtatttatcaataataataaaaaaaaagttagtttttATCATAAGCAGGGTTCAATCCTACTCACCGGGTTTGCATGAATCGGGAGGACTTTGTTGGGGTCACCCGCCAGTCCCATGTCTGCCAAATTACTTGCCACAGATTTCGAGTCATCCCAGGCATTTCTGATCTGATCACTAAAAGAAAaggacataaaacataaaatacatcttAAAATCTTATAATCTAAGAAGCTTATACTGTGCGGCTTTTTTCATAgctagttttaaaaatatttaccaatatacTGTCTCCAAAAACTACGATTTCCTGGGGTTTTCAATTTATCCCAAATAAGCTATGTAGTTTCAAATCTAATATTTccctaaaaaaatgaataataacgcCTTAGCTTGAGTTTCTCAACTACTAACTGGACACAACTTCTGCATGAGCTTGGATAACGGTAACTATATCTCTAACATCATAATAATGGCTGacgtattcattttattattcactGGCACCCAGgagccaaaaaaaaagataaaaaaataaaaattaaaatcgcACTTGCACAAAGTGCAGAATTTTAGGGTCCATCAAGTTTTTCCTACTGTAAATCTCGAACTCAGTCACTGATCTTGTGTTATATTACAGGACGGCCATATGCAGATCCCAGGTACGCTTGCATTCCCTCACTGTTATTAGCGTCTGCCGCTTCTACAGGATCTTACATTTATTCACCAcgctttcttacattacatccagCCCTCGGTTTCATCCTTGTCACAATGTGACAATTTAACGTTAAATACAGCAATGAACACTACAAAGCAACTTATAAGCCCTGTTAGGATTTTGATGACTGATAAGTCTACTACCtcttctgggaggctattccatttatctaccaccatctgcataaagtaaaactcccttacattatatctaatCCTCTGACCCTCAGCCATTAATATGAGATATCGCCTACGATTAAACGATACGACAGAAATAATTTGCTTTACTCCCTCACCATGAGATCCGTGGAGCGGATTTCTTTTTCGCCTTGCGATTGAGTTTCTTTCGGTTCACGTTGTATTGAAAGGTGTTCTTGCGCTTCTTCTGCTTGGCTTTAGGCATGATTTAGACTGAGAGCCGAGAAGACCGAGAAGAGTAAAGCAGCTTCTCCGCTCAGTAACACGAGGACCGTAGAGCTACAGGAAGAAGGACGCATAAGTGTGACGTCAACGCACAACCGCAGAGGATTCTGGTAAATGTAGTTCGCGCTCGCTGTTTTGTTTGTGGGTGATATCTAATAGACTATTAACAAGATACTTTGTGTAAATTTAAAATGctcaatcagtttttttttattatttcaaatgcttttttctttcatatccTATGTAGCTCGTTCCTCCCTCTGATGTCCCGCTTTTCTCACAGtgagatatataccgtatatatatatatatatatatatatattgaagggggatatttaaaattgaaatatgTAAAGCAATCAATTCAGTCACATTactgcataaaaataaaaaataattaaataccaGCTCCATATCTCATTGTGCTATGGCAGATATCAGAGGGATCTAAGTcaccagaaaagaaaaataccccACCACCGCCATGTTGCTGCCACCACCTTAATTATACCCCCAACTTCCTaccactaaagaaaaaaatccaggtACACTGAAAATACAGATTCAATTTATTCCccataaaaaacacttaaatgtcAACTTCTTGACTGGCCAAACTTTGCCACAATTATTCAAACTGAAACACGCATACCCCCTTCAAAAGTACCTCACAGTCCACAATATTTGCCGCCAAATGGCATGCACAACATACCTGACGCACATAGGGGCCAATGCATATGGGGCAAAGCTGCAGAAACAAACAAAGCCTCTCTAGTGGTTTGAAATGTTTAGGGGGCAGATATGATTCACAGACAGGCGCGTTAGTTGCGCAGGAGTAAAAGACATGGCAATTTCATTTAtagaatatttttgtttgccAGTATTCTGGTACCAGAATTGCACTAAAATCCAAAATATCAGGTAGTGTAGTTGctcttttgataaaaaaaagtgaataatcaacatataaatatatgtatattttgccAATCAAGAGTAGcataaaatgttctaaaatggATTATTTCCATGGATTAGTTAATGCCTACTGGACCTCTGACCAAATTATAGCCCCGTATGCTTGCACTATTACAATTAAAACTTACTGTAATTCCCAATACAGTGCCCTGCAAAAGTTTTCATCGcccttggcatttttcctattttgttgcattataaCCTGGAGTTAAAATTGATTTGTTGGGGGgtttgtatcatttgatttacaaaacaaaacatgcctaccactttgaaaatgcaaaatatttttttattgtgaaacaaacacaaaattagacaaaaaaagttGAGTGTGCTTAACTATTCACCCCCCAAAGTGAACCTCCATCCCAGCCTCAAATCTCTGGAAGACTGAACCAAGTTTCCCCTCAATTATTTAGCACCATCCATTATTCCTTCAATCCTGATTtatgatattttgtttataacCCAACCCTGATCTCATCTGTTTGGAGAGCTCGTTGGTCTTCATGGTGGCACtggctcattggtgttgcagaCTCTGGGGCCTTTCAgaacaggtgtgtatatatatatatatatatatatatatatatatatacactgagaTCATGTGATAGATCATATGACACGTTGCACAAAGGTGgactttttttaaagtatttatgtgacttctgaaggtgattggcatacctgggaactctctaggtTTGATACGTCCCAgtgcctgcccatttttcttttaaatgggggAGTTTCcagctgacatcagcgggaactcccactgacggCACAGGATTGCCcattgacatcagtgggaatgcccgctgacatcagtgggcagtcctggccgcgtcccgcaagggaaggctccggttAGCCGGAGTGAAGACGTTCCCAGATATGGTGATTGGTTGCACCGGATCTTATTTAGGGCTTTATAGCAAAGAGGGTGGATAAATATGCATGCAccacttttccattttttattgtcCAATACATGAAATCCacataaaaatcaattttaatccCAGGTTGTAATGctacaaaataggaaaaattccAAAAGGGGTGAATACTTTCACAAGGTTATTGGTAATGTGAATACTTTctagtgcttttttttaatgaccccTGTGTATACCGTACATATTGTTTCTCTGGATTATAGAAAGGAAAAGGAATCTGCATCTAGTATTATACGGATGTAGACAAAGAAATACACCTGTgctcaatacattttattttctgcatgTAAAATAGGTTCTTATTAAAAAAGCATCGGTTGGGCACAGCGCAGCGGGTACACAAAGAGTCTTCACATCTTCACATCAAtataattttcacttttttcgGATGTTTTTACATATCCAGTCCATTCCAtcctaaggagaaaaaaaaggggaaaatgacCATGAATGAGCTGAAAATTAGAGGGCCTTAACATACATTTATGAAAAGCACACTATACAAGGTAAACACAAGACcatcttatttactaaacaGCAAATAATGTAACAGTCAGTTTGTGTCTACCAGTTGGAACGTGCCATTGTGTAAATACCATTGTACTTGATAAACTGTCAAGATATGCATTGCTTGCGTTACTGTTGTCTCACTGTCTTTATGAGTTAATAAAGCAACATTTCTATAATCTGGATTTGTTTTCCAAATTGTGTAAATTAGTGGTTTAAGTGTGCACATGAATTTATATAATTAGCTGTTTCCACTTTCCTAACAAACATTTCAAAGACAGCAGACAGACCAGGAGTATTGATGCCATCTGGTGACTCCTGTGACTTTCTGGCTTTCACCCCTATGCATTCTCCTCCCAAATTTACCAGATGTCAGTCATAAAAACCCTGTTTCTTCCTTCAGATGCATCCTTCATTGTGTcccatgaccccccccccagagttTTTACTCCTTCATACCCTCTTTCCACAGGATCTAATAATTCTAAGGCACTGATGTCCTAGAGAGTAAGATATATAGATGGCATGCAGTCTCAGTGCTTGGTTCAAGAATGACCTCTTGGCGAATGCATATACATATGCGTAAGTCAGGAGTAATTAAGTAATTCATACACTGAGCCCTTTTACCTGGATGCCTTCACCTGACAGTGCAGAACAAGCTTGGATCTGCCATGTACGGTCCCGGTAAGTGTGTAGGTTTAGTCCTGCGGCGATATCGGCTGCTGAGGCTGCACTCAGCAAATCCTGCTTGTTGGCAAACACCAAAAGGGGAACTCCTAGAAGGCTATCGTCTTCTACTAACTCTGCCAGCTCCTAAGGAAAACAAAACCAACATTTCACCTCCTAATATCTTAATATGAAGGCCTTAACATTTATGCCTGTATACAAATGGTCATACTGTTGGATTCTGTGCTGAAGTAATTcttctatatgatatgtcttgCAATGAGTGACGCCACTGCTGCCACTCCATAAATTCCTGGGCATGATTACCCACTTTATAGATTATCCTCCCAATCTGTATAAGTAAGAAATACTGATTCTGATTCTACCTGTCCGGTTTCTTCAAAACGTTTCCGGTCTGCACTGTCCACTACATATatctacagcaaaaaaaaaagaaaaacatgggaTTATAAGGTTGTTCACCATTAGGGATGATAGATCGACAACCTAAAATAAACCAGAACATATGCAATCAGCAGTTGTTATAATGACTTAGAATCCACTTGCCTAAGTGTATACTTCAgggatgtttgtgtgtatactctagtgtcagagtcagtgtgtatatatagtgctgaagtcagtgtgtgagtgtgtgcagAAACTGTAGTACCAGTGTGTTTATGTACAGTGCTAGAGTCAGTATGTCTGTAGTGCCAGATTCCGTGTATATGCGTgcacagtgttagagtgtgtgtttatatatatatatatatatatatatatatatatacgtatgttagccagtgtgtgtatgtCGTTGGATAGTGTGTGCTTATTAAGAGTGTAGCATAAGCATGTATGgtgttgtgtatgttacagtatggcattagcatgagtgtgtatgccagaataaaatgttagcatgtgtgtgtttgttactgTACGGCATTAGTGCGTGTAAGTGTAAGAATACTGGTTAAATATACAAGCTTTAgactttatggtgtaaaatacccTTTGTCATGAAGAAAGTGTGTTTTATATTGCGTTAACCCAATACACATCCTATAACTGCAAACCaggggtaatatatgaaaataaaaacatgattggaaAAAGTTGGCTCCTAGATCCAGACCAAATTGTAGACCCCTGGtatactatatgtatattatacatgTGAACTAGAGCATACAATATATGTTTGGGTTAAAATAGGCATTCTTTAGCATTCAGaagtaaatattttaactcttccatACCTTGACAAATGTGAAAACCTTTTCTGTTTATTCATCTGCCATGGGAAGTGTAAATGCACCTTTATATAGCCTTTGAACAAGTTGTATTATTTCATACAGTAgcgtatttatatttttatgcattcTAGAAGGATATCTCACCAGTAGGTCAGTATTGCCAAGGTATTTTTTCCAGTGTGAGCGAATTGCCCTTTGACCCCCAATATCCCAAACTGACAGCTTCAGACCTTGCGATTGGacacttttaatattaaaaccCTGGAatagaacaaaacaaataacagTGGAGGGAAGTCACATGGTGTATGCCACAGGGAAACAGTAGAAAGAAGAGATATTTATTTTAGCATCCAATAGTTATAATGCTATTAATTCTATTAAAatcatatacggtatattacagGCTGAGTTCGGTCATGGGCACGCTAAAAATGTGCAGCCAAGTATGGTCCCCAATCAATGCAGCGGGTACCTGATCCTCAGTTCCAATCCTTATAGTAGCTCTTAAAGATTCTTCTTTTAAGTTGGTTATAGTTTCACGTGGTAAAGAACTCCAATGACTGCTGCAGTCTGATGAAACCTCTCAGATAACAATCCAGTAAATTACACTGGGATTGTACCTGGGCAACTCAATCCACTGGTTTTATttcatcatttattaaaaaagtagtaaaaTCTATCAGTTGATACTTATTATCAGGAATACATTGTTTAACACCAAGACCAATCATATTTTACCTCTTTGTTAAATTTTATGTGAAATTGTTATCTGTATGAATATCCTCTTCAAACGCTCATCCATTTTTAAAACTGTTGTGAGGCTATATATCGCATTCCAAGGGTAACATCGTAGCACACATGCGTTATATTTGTCTTTTAACAGTTAACACCTGATATTAAGTCAATTAGGATGGTCCTGCTAGTGCTCCAGCAGGTACTCCTGTTAGGGCCTTTGAAGAAGgacatcattaaattaatttttgtaattttagtgACAGTTGTCCTTTTAAATGTACTGTCACTCTTTGGAAGGGCGcttattgccctcttaacttaCCTGAGTTGGAGTTATACATCTGATCTCCTCCAAGGCAAGCCTGGTCAGAATGGTGGTTTTGCCAGCATTGTCCAGTCCCAGCAATATAATCCTTATCCCGTTTTCATCCACATCAtctatttttttcagttcttgCACAAGTGAAAACAAACCCTGGAGATACAGTGGGGAATCTATGGTGTAATGTTACTTAAAAATGACCACCCgtcaatttattttatgtattttttttcattaatattatattgaacattcatttataaatatatttgtcatttttgtgttgttttttgtttacaacCCATTGTTACCTtcacaaaatgtaatgttttagacaGCTGCAGATgctttatgtgtatgtgttctagctctgttatcttagtccagtcaacaacaaaaacacactGACTTCTTACAATACCGCAttgtgg includes the following:
- the LOC128490869 gene encoding ADP-ribosylation factor-like protein 3, with protein sequence MGDVQKGLFSLVQELKKIDDVDENGIRIILLGLDNAGKTTILTRLALEEIRCITPTQGFNIKSVQSQGLKLSVWDIGGQRAIRSHWKKYLGNTDLLIYVVDSADRKRFEETGQELAELVEDDSLLGVPLLVFANKQDLLSAASAADIAAGLNLHTYRDRTWQIQACSALSGEGIQDGMDWICKNIRKK